A single window of Microplitis demolitor isolate Queensland-Clemson2020A chromosome 7, iyMicDemo2.1a, whole genome shotgun sequence DNA harbors:
- the LOC103574425 gene encoding replication protein A 32 kDa subunit-B, which yields MWDQSRNEGEGGGGFMDESYSTIAPQADRGEAKRSNNVVPMMIGHLIKSSKKSKTIWGTNVNVVCIVAVVKDIQSQTTKIGYELEDETGKIMAYKWLEAESVVPEGITKDCYAKVYGTLREQGADMTTHIFVMKILPVKKYAEVFSHLLEVTLIAIRMKNSNNCLQGGKVEMPTGNNDDEDDDVCHGLTNEQKVIYKIIKRNDTENGIERGDLKSQVPGNLKSKVDGILEFLASEGHIYTTRNDDYFKAT from the exons ATGTGGGATCAGTCAAGAAATGAGGGCGAAGGCGGCGGTGGTTTCATGGACGAAAGCTACAGCACAATAGCTCCTCAAGCTGATCGTGGAGAAGCAAAACGTAGCAATAATGTCGTGCCCATGATGATCGGTCACCTCattaaaagttcaaaaaaatctaaaaccaTCTGGGGAACAAACGTCAACGTCGTTTGTATTGTTGCTGTTGTTAAAGACATCCAGTCACAAACAACTAAAATAGGATATGAACTTGAAGATGAAACTG gtaaaATAATGGCATACAAATGGTTAGAAGCTGAAAGTGTTGTTCCTGAAGGGATAACAAAAGATTGTTATGCTAAAGTTTACGGTACTCTACGAGAGCAAGGAGCTGACATGACGACTCATATATTTGTCATGAAAATACTGCCTGTTAAAAAATATGCTGAAGTATTTTCTCATTTGCTAGAAGTTACTTTGATTGCTATAaggatgaaaaattcaaataattgtttacaaGGCGGCAAAGTTGAAATGCCAACTGGTAACAATGACGACGAAGATGATGATGTCTGTCATGGTTTAACCAACGAACagaaagttatttataaaataattaaaagaaatgataCTGAAAATGGTATTGAACGCGGTGATTTAAAATCACAGGTACCtggtaatttaaaatctaaagttGATGGAATTTTAGAATTCCTGGCGTCAGAAGGTCATATTTATACAACGCGCAACGATGATTATTTCAAAgctacttaa
- the LOC103574424 gene encoding E3 ubiquitin-protein ligase SIAH1, giving the protein MSQLNISSGKRGRGVASTSAAAVSASNSSTDLASLFECPVCFEYVLPPILQCQSGHLVCSNCRPKLTCCPTCRGPLGNIRNLAMEKVASNVMFPCKYSTSGCTVSMVHIEKPDHEDACEFRPYSCPCPGASCKWQGSLEEVMPHLVMSHKSITTLQGEDIVFLATDINLPGAVDWVMMQSCFGHHFMLVLEKQEKYDGHQQFFAIAQLIGSRKQAENFSYRLELNGNRRRLTWEAMPRSIHEGVCCAILASDCLVFDTSIARRFADNGNLAINVTISMV; this is encoded by the exons ATGTCTCAGTTGAATATAAGCAGCGGAAAACGCGGCAGAGGTGTTGCAAGTACTTCAGCAGCAGCAGTGTCTGCGTCAAACAGCTCGACGGACTTAGCCAGTCTCTTTGAATGCCCGGTCTGCTTTGAATATGTTTTACCTCCTATTTTACAGTGTCAGAGTGGTCATTTGGTTTGCAGTAATTGTAGACCTAAATTAACTTGCTGTCCTACCTGTCGAGGTCCACTAG gTAATATTCGTAATCTTGCGATGGAAAAAGTTGCAAGTAATGTAATGTTCCCGTGCAAGTATTCGACGAGCGGTTGCACAGTTTCGATGGTGCATATAGAAAAACCAGACCACGAAGATGCGTGCGAATTCCGTCCTTACAGTTGTCCGTGTCCTGGTGCTTCATGCAAATGGCAAGGCTCGTTAGAGGAAGTCATGCCTCATCTTGTTATGAGTCATAAAAGTATTACTACATTACAAG gTGAAGATATTGTATTTTTGGCTACTGATATTAATCTTCCTGGTGCTGTTGACTGGGTTATGATGCAGTCATGTTTTGGTCATCATTTTATGCTTGTACTAGagaaacaagaaaaatatgATGGtcatcaacaattttttgctATTGCGCAGTTAATTGGATCTCGTAAAcaagctgaaaatttttcatacag ATTGGAATTGAATGGAAATCGGCGACGATTGACCTGGGAAGCAATGCCAAGATCGATTCACGAAGGTGTCTGCTGTGCGATACTCGCATCTGACTGTCTCGTTTTTGATACATCAATAGCGCGGCGTTTTGCGGACAACGGTAATTTAGCAATCAACGTTACGATATCCatggtataa